DNA from Actinomyces sp. oral taxon 897:
AGCCAGGTCCTCCCCGCCGAGCGCATGAACCTGCACCTGACCGGGGACTTCCACGCCGTCACGGCCGCCCACAACCTGCTGAGCGCCATGGTCGACAACCACCTCCACCACGGCAACGCCCTGGGGATCGATGAGCGCTCCATTACCTGGCCCCGGGTCCTGGACGTCAACGACCGCGCCCTGCGCCACGTGGTCACCGGCCTGGGGGCCCGGGCCGACGGCGTCACCCGTCAGGCCTCCTTCGACATCACCCCCGCCAGCGAGGTCATGGTCATCCTGTCCCTGGCCACCTCCCTGGCCGACCTGCGCGCCCGCCTCGGCCGCATTGTGGTGGGCCGCACCACCTCAGGGGGCTGGGTCACCGCCGAGGACCTGGGCGCCGCCGGGGCCATGGCGGCGCTCCTGCGCGACGCCCTGGCCCCCAACCTCCTGCGCACCACCGAGGGCACCCCCGTGCTGGTGCACACCGGGCCCTTCGGCAATATCGCCACCGGCTGCTCCTCGGTCGTCGCCGACCTCGTGGCCGCCCGCGGCGGGGGCTACGTGCTGACCGAGGCCGGCTTCGGGGCGGACATGGGCGCCGAGCGCCTCTTCGACCTCAAGTGCGCCGTCTCCGGCCTGGTGCCCCGGGCCGCCGTCGTGGTGGTCACCGTACGGGCCCTGAAGGCCCACTGCGGGCGCTACCACCTGGTCGCGGGCAGGGACCTGCCGGAGGCCATGCGCGCCCGGAGCGTCCAGGACGTGCGGGCCGGGGCCGCCAACCTCCTCAGGCACCTGGAGATCGTGCGCGGTTTTGGCGTCGAGCCGGTGGTGGCCGTCAACGTCTTCCCCACCGACCACGACAGCGAGGTCGCCGAGGTGGTGCGCATCGCCACCGGGGCCGGGGTGCGGGCGGTACCCGTCAACCCCGTGGAGGCCGGTGGTGCCGGCTGCCTGGAGCTGGCCGACGCCCTGGCCGACGCCTGCGCCGCCGCCTCACCCGTCCTGCGGCCCCTGTACCAGGCCGACGACGACCTGCGCACCAAGATCGGCAAGGTCGCCGCCATGTACGGGGCCGACGGGGTGGACTACGCCCCCGCCGCCTCCCGCCTCATTGACACCTACGAGGAGGGCGGCTACGGCGCCCTGGCGGTGCTGGTGGCCAAGACGCCCCTGTCGCTGTCCGCCGACCCCAAGGTCCCCGGCGCCCCCACCGGCTGGCGCCTGCCCGTGCGCGAGGTGCGGCTGGCCGCCGGCGCGGGCTACGTCTACGCCGTGTGCGGGGCCCTGTCCACCATGCCCGGCCTGCCCAGCCACCCCGCCGCCGAGAAAGTGGACCTGGACGTGTCCACCGGCCAGATCCTGGGCCTGCGCTGAGGGCGCGGCCGCGGCCTACGCCCGGGCCGGGAAGAGGCGCCCACAGCTCCCGGCTGGCGTAGGCCGCACCCCGCCCGAGCCGGGGCGCGGCCTACGCCCCACCGGTGCCGGGAACCCCGCCGCCAGGCCCTCCACGCCCGCGCGGAGCGGCGCACCACGCCTTGGCCCCGGCGCACCTGCCGGCGGCTACAGGTCCAGGTCCTCCAGGGCCACCAGGTGCCGGTTGCTGATCTGCTCGACCTTGTCCACCCGCCTGCGGTACTTGGGCTGGTCCAGGAAGCCGGTGGTCATCCACACCCGGACGATCTCCAGGGCGATCGCCGAGCCAATGATCTTGCCTCCCAGGCACAGCACGTTGGAGTCGGTGTGCTCCCGGGCGAGCCGGGCGCAGAAGGGGTCCTGGCACACCACCGCCGTCAGCCCGCGCACCCGGTTGGCGATCAGGGCCGAGCCGTAGCCCACCCCGTCGACGAAGACGCCCCGGTCGGCCTGGCCCCGGGCCACTGCCAGGGCGGCGGGGTAGACGTGGTCGGACAGGTCGGCGGGCTGGGTGTCCGGCGTGCCGAAGTCCTCGGTGGTGTGTCCCTGGGACTCCAGCCACGCCGCGATCTCTCTCTTGAGCGGGAAGCCCGCGTGGTCACTGGCAAGTGCAATACGCATATGGTGAGTCTAACATCACACTGTCGTGCGGGGGCGGCGTATGAGACGGCCCCGGCCCGCCTCTGGCGGGTCCGGCCCCGCCCCGCCAGGCGGTGCCCGGGGGCGTCCGGTAGGAGGAGAGGGCTCCTCCCGGGGAGGGAGCGTGCCCGCGGGCAGGATCGACACGAGGGCGGATTCCCCTCAGGACGGCGGTTCCTAGCCTGGCAGGTGACGGCGCG
Protein-coding regions in this window:
- a CDS encoding formate--tetrahydrofolate ligase, which gives rise to MTAPDVPARALCPAVDLAALAARVGVAAEHVIPYGRDVAKIDLAALGPGTPQDPADQGAVRPDLHYVVVTAITPTPFGEGKTTTAIGLAQALVRRGERATLTLRQGAMGPTFGVKGGAAGGGASQVLPAERMNLHLTGDFHAVTAAHNLLSAMVDNHLHHGNALGIDERSITWPRVLDVNDRALRHVVTGLGARADGVTRQASFDITPASEVMVILSLATSLADLRARLGRIVVGRTTSGGWVTAEDLGAAGAMAALLRDALAPNLLRTTEGTPVLVHTGPFGNIATGCSSVVADLVAARGGGYVLTEAGFGADMGAERLFDLKCAVSGLVPRAAVVVVTVRALKAHCGRYHLVAGRDLPEAMRARSVQDVRAGAANLLRHLEIVRGFGVEPVVAVNVFPTDHDSEVAEVVRIATGAGVRAVPVNPVEAGGAGCLELADALADACAAASPVLRPLYQADDDLRTKIGKVAAMYGADGVDYAPAASRLIDTYEEGGYGALAVLVAKTPLSLSADPKVPGAPTGWRLPVREVRLAAGAGYVYAVCGALSTMPGLPSHPAAEKVDLDVSTGQILGLR
- a CDS encoding RpiB/LacA/LacB family sugar-phosphate isomerase; translated protein: MRIALASDHAGFPLKREIAAWLESQGHTTEDFGTPDTQPADLSDHVYPAALAVARGQADRGVFVDGVGYGSALIANRVRGLTAVVCQDPFCARLAREHTDSNVLCLGGKIIGSAIALEIVRVWMTTGFLDQPKYRRRVDKVEQISNRHLVALEDLDL